A genomic window from Frondihabitans sp. PAMC 28766 includes:
- a CDS encoding family 78 glycoside hydrolase catalytic domain has protein sequence MVIEQTNASPPTRPAEDPLTFVHATQPRLSWRITGAPSGWRQRRAEIEAHYADGRRRTATLNGDQQVLVSWPFPTLAARERVTVRVRVTGEGPFSKWSPGSAIEVSPLDPSDWTAHWITPVSGATSQDPAPIIGTTFLVDEGLTSARLHLSALGIAVIYLNGQRVGEDQFVPGWTTYDRLIRFRSYNVTEMLSAGPVDVAALLGNGWYRGRIASLPIHRDAFYGDDLALLCQLELTYADGRQITIGTDDSWAAGSSQVLANDFYDGQTTDLRRSSSPTLTTPVTYSTAPVGRVQLATAPPVRELEALKPLQISRKGATIVADVGRNVVGWARLRVRGNHGDLITVRHAEVLENGELSVRPLRSAEATDRYYLAGSGDEFLEPQLTYHGFRYIEISGLPEGALLDLEAVVVGSALTPTASLDTSHPGLNQLHRNVVNSMVGNFLDIPTDCPQRDERLGWTGDAQVFAPTATTLFDVSRFLNEWVESLAVDQLEDGTVPAVVPRVFPTEQPLAGWGDAAVIVPWVLYQRYGDLDVLRRQYPSMTAWVERVRSLAGDTLLWTGGEQLGDWLDPLAPPDEPAAAQADPDVVATASFFHSTDILAQVAAVLDNTSDAKRYADMADGIRDAFCNNYVDAQGRVASDCQTVYALALAWGILRAPRIQDLAGRRLAELVESQGFTVATGFLGTPVVLQALTSIGRSDDAYRMLTNREFPGWLYAVDLGATTIWERWDSLQPDGSVNPGTMTSFNHYAFGAVASWMHEHIGGISPVAPGAREVRVAPLPSDEVTSARMSYESPYGPIQTSWTARIGQFHVEVDIPVGVTATVQLPDGAVFDGIEHGHHRFNSDIQFDASLVQPENQQRLG, from the coding sequence ATGGTCATCGAACAAACGAACGCGTCCCCACCCACCCGACCAGCTGAGGACCCGCTGACATTCGTCCATGCGACCCAGCCAAGGCTGAGCTGGCGGATCACGGGCGCGCCATCCGGTTGGCGGCAGCGCCGGGCCGAGATCGAAGCCCACTACGCAGATGGGCGACGACGCACCGCCACCCTCAATGGCGACCAGCAAGTGCTCGTGTCATGGCCTTTTCCGACGCTGGCCGCGCGCGAGCGCGTCACAGTCCGGGTCCGAGTGACGGGCGAGGGCCCCTTCAGCAAGTGGAGTCCCGGGTCCGCGATCGAAGTCTCGCCCCTGGACCCGTCCGACTGGACGGCGCACTGGATCACCCCCGTGTCAGGTGCCACGTCCCAGGATCCCGCACCGATCATCGGCACCACCTTCCTCGTTGACGAGGGCCTCACCTCCGCACGATTGCACCTGTCCGCCCTCGGCATTGCGGTGATCTACCTGAATGGTCAGCGCGTCGGAGAGGACCAATTCGTGCCGGGCTGGACGACGTACGACCGTCTCATCCGTTTCCGCAGTTACAACGTCACGGAAATGCTTTCCGCCGGACCGGTTGACGTCGCAGCTTTGTTGGGCAATGGGTGGTACCGGGGGCGGATCGCGTCGCTCCCAATCCACCGGGATGCGTTCTACGGCGACGACCTCGCGTTGCTCTGCCAGCTGGAATTGACCTACGCCGATGGCCGCCAGATAACGATCGGCACAGACGACTCATGGGCCGCCGGAAGTTCGCAAGTACTTGCCAACGATTTCTACGACGGTCAAACCACCGACTTACGCCGTTCATCCTCGCCGACGCTGACGACCCCGGTGACGTATTCGACCGCCCCAGTGGGCCGTGTGCAGCTCGCGACCGCACCACCCGTCCGCGAACTCGAGGCCCTGAAACCCCTCCAAATCAGCCGTAAGGGCGCGACAATTGTGGCGGACGTCGGCCGCAATGTCGTGGGCTGGGCTCGGCTCCGTGTCCGCGGCAACCACGGGGATTTGATCACGGTGCGCCATGCCGAGGTGCTAGAGAACGGCGAGCTCTCCGTCAGGCCCCTCCGCTCCGCCGAAGCCACGGACAGGTACTACCTCGCCGGCTCGGGCGACGAGTTCCTTGAACCTCAGCTGACCTATCACGGTTTCCGCTACATCGAGATCAGCGGCCTACCCGAAGGTGCCCTTCTGGACCTCGAGGCGGTTGTCGTGGGAAGCGCCCTCACCCCAACAGCATCCTTGGACACCTCCCATCCCGGATTGAATCAGCTCCACCGTAATGTGGTGAACAGCATGGTCGGCAACTTCCTTGACATTCCGACCGACTGTCCTCAACGAGATGAAAGGCTGGGCTGGACCGGAGACGCCCAAGTTTTCGCCCCCACCGCCACCACCTTGTTCGACGTCTCCCGCTTCCTCAACGAATGGGTAGAAAGCCTCGCCGTCGACCAACTGGAGGATGGAACCGTCCCCGCCGTCGTGCCGCGCGTTTTCCCCACGGAGCAGCCCCTGGCCGGATGGGGCGATGCCGCGGTCATCGTTCCCTGGGTGCTCTATCAGCGCTATGGCGACCTTGACGTGTTGCGGCGACAATACCCAAGCATGACCGCATGGGTTGAACGGGTGCGATCCCTCGCCGGTGACACGCTGTTGTGGACCGGCGGGGAACAGCTCGGCGACTGGCTTGACCCACTGGCCCCCCCAGACGAGCCCGCCGCCGCCCAAGCAGACCCGGACGTCGTCGCCACGGCATCGTTCTTCCACTCCACTGACATCCTTGCTCAAGTCGCCGCGGTCCTCGACAACACGAGCGATGCCAAGCGGTACGCGGATATGGCGGACGGCATCAGGGACGCGTTCTGCAACAATTACGTGGATGCTCAGGGTCGGGTTGCCAGCGACTGCCAAACCGTCTACGCATTGGCCTTGGCCTGGGGGATCCTCCGGGCGCCCAGGATCCAAGACCTCGCCGGCCGTCGCCTTGCGGAACTTGTCGAATCGCAGGGCTTCACCGTTGCCACCGGATTCCTTGGCACTCCCGTCGTCCTGCAAGCGCTGACGAGTATCGGGCGCTCGGATGATGCCTACCGCATGCTGACCAACCGCGAATTCCCGGGGTGGTTGTACGCGGTCGATCTCGGCGCGACCACAATCTGGGAACGATGGGACAGCTTGCAACCGGACGGATCTGTCAACCCCGGGACGATGACCTCGTTCAACCATTACGCCTTCGGCGCCGTCGCCAGCTGGATGCACGAACACATTGGCGGCATTTCACCGGTCGCGCCGGGAGCGCGCGAGGTGCGCGTCGCACCTCTTCCTAGCGACGAGGTGACGAGCGCCCGGATGAGCTATGAGTCGCCGTACGGCCCGATCCAGACATCTTGGACCGCTCGCATCGGTCAATTTCATGTGGAGGTCGACATCCCGGTCGGCGTCACCGCAACGGTACAGTTACCGGATGGTGCCGTGTTTGACGGCATCGAACACGGACACCACCGTTTCAATAGCGACATACAGTTCGACGCGTCCTTGGTTCAGCCAGAAAATCAACAGCGACTCGGATGA
- a CDS encoding extracellular solute-binding protein, producing MVNKKRIVRATAALAAAAIISTGLAACSSGTSSTAAGKNITIGMNSGLVPQFQRYAKDFDKTHKQFNVTVKAVPDDQATYIQGLVTEGLSKSLPDIIFNYDSLNTTLNSNHLLYDIKPWLDSGHDGLKASSFESNFLGQYKVGGAITGIPVSADTGVMAVDETLFKKYDVPIPTSTWTLQEMYSDAKQITKASGGSVYGIKTPLGDASGLFNYDPTLKAYGSSLYDPSTKKFDFANNAGITAWTQLLAPYTEKFGTPYSQANNNNLFPSGQAAMTSLSTAGVASLRSTVKDTWDLLPFPTVNGTPTTGGGSYSLSISAKSDNKEGAYQFMSWFYSTNGGEKAASQDGVIPATSNGIKDGAWLTDAPAVPKSFVSTVKYSVSKAILPDVLPASIQPKLVPALQQAVQEVVLKGESVKTAFTAAQKQLNGQSN from the coding sequence GTGGTCAACAAAAAACGTATCGTCCGTGCGACAGCAGCTCTGGCCGCCGCCGCGATCATTTCAACGGGTCTCGCAGCGTGCAGTTCCGGCACGTCCTCGACGGCCGCCGGGAAGAACATTACGATCGGCATGAACTCCGGTCTCGTACCCCAGTTCCAGCGCTATGCGAAGGATTTCGACAAGACCCACAAACAGTTCAACGTCACCGTCAAAGCGGTCCCCGATGACCAGGCGACGTACATTCAGGGCCTCGTCACTGAGGGGCTCAGCAAGTCTCTGCCGGACATCATCTTCAATTACGATTCGCTGAATACCACTCTCAATTCCAACCACCTGCTTTACGACATCAAGCCCTGGTTGGATTCCGGCCATGACGGGTTGAAGGCCTCCAGCTTCGAGTCCAACTTCCTCGGCCAGTACAAGGTTGGCGGCGCCATCACGGGCATCCCCGTTAGCGCCGACACGGGCGTCATGGCCGTTGACGAAACGCTGTTCAAGAAGTACGACGTGCCAATTCCGACGTCCACCTGGACTCTGCAGGAGATGTACAGCGACGCCAAGCAGATCACGAAAGCGTCGGGCGGCTCTGTTTACGGCATCAAGACCCCCCTCGGAGACGCCAGTGGCCTCTTCAACTACGACCCGACGTTGAAAGCGTACGGCAGCAGCCTCTACGACCCGTCGACGAAGAAGTTCGACTTCGCCAACAATGCCGGCATCACCGCGTGGACACAGTTGCTCGCGCCGTACACGGAAAAATTCGGAACACCGTATTCGCAGGCCAACAACAACAACCTGTTCCCCAGCGGGCAGGCCGCGATGACGTCCCTCTCCACCGCTGGCGTGGCGAGCCTGCGCTCAACGGTGAAAGACACCTGGGATCTGCTGCCATTCCCCACAGTGAACGGCACGCCGACCACCGGTGGCGGCTCCTATTCCCTGTCGATCAGCGCCAAATCAGACAACAAAGAGGGCGCCTACCAGTTCATGTCCTGGTTCTACTCCACCAACGGCGGCGAGAAAGCGGCTTCCCAGGACGGCGTCATCCCAGCCACGTCGAACGGGATCAAGGACGGTGCCTGGCTGACGGACGCTCCCGCCGTTCCGAAAAGCTTTGTCTCGACCGTGAAGTACTCGGTATCGAAGGCAATTCTCCCGGACGTGCTTCCGGCCTCAATTCAGCCGAAACTCGTCCCAGCTCTGCAGCAGGCCGTGCAGGAGGTCGTCCTGAAAGGCGAATCCGTCAAGACCGCCTTCACGGCAGCTCAGAAGCAGCTCAACGGCCAGTCGAACTAG
- a CDS encoding carbohydrate ABC transporter permease, giving the protein MRTAKRLHLGRYTTIIIFGLIIAIPMLYLLSGSLMSFRDIVQYPPRLLPSKPIWNNFAQAWNYLTLRTVVNTFIFVLGVLAVQLFICLPAGFALSKIKFRGANAVFVLFIVPIFMPTNLILIPTFVVTLQLGLVGTFLGLILPVAGQASVGVLLFRQFFATLPDGLIEAARIDGANWFQTFFRIALPLARPIIAAYSVVTFLTAWNLYIWPQIAAPGPDTRVLTLALAPLATTQFTNISPSVGFAAAVIAMVPVLVVFVVFQKWFARGVAGTGLE; this is encoded by the coding sequence ATGAGAACCGCCAAGCGCTTACACCTCGGCCGCTACACCACCATCATCATCTTCGGGCTTATCATTGCGATCCCGATGCTGTATCTGCTGTCCGGATCCCTGATGTCATTCCGTGACATTGTGCAATACCCGCCTCGATTGTTGCCATCCAAGCCGATCTGGAACAACTTCGCCCAAGCCTGGAACTACCTGACGCTACGGACCGTCGTCAACACGTTCATCTTTGTCCTGGGTGTCCTCGCCGTGCAGCTGTTCATCTGCCTGCCGGCTGGTTTCGCCTTGTCCAAGATCAAGTTCCGCGGCGCCAACGCAGTGTTCGTCTTGTTCATCGTCCCGATCTTCATGCCAACGAACCTCATCCTGATCCCCACCTTCGTCGTGACTTTGCAGCTCGGCCTGGTCGGAACATTCCTCGGGCTGATTCTGCCGGTAGCAGGACAAGCGTCCGTTGGTGTGCTGCTGTTCCGGCAGTTCTTCGCCACCCTTCCGGACGGGCTCATCGAAGCGGCACGAATCGACGGAGCCAACTGGTTCCAAACGTTCTTCCGGATCGCATTGCCGCTGGCACGACCGATCATCGCCGCGTACTCCGTGGTCACCTTCCTCACCGCCTGGAACCTCTACATCTGGCCCCAGATCGCTGCTCCCGGCCCTGACACTCGAGTGCTGACCCTCGCCCTTGCCCCATTGGCGACGACACAATTCACGAACATCTCGCCGTCCGTGGGATTTGCGGCCGCCGTCATCGCCATGGTCCCCGTGCTGGTCGTCTTCGTGGTGTTCCAGAAATGGTTCGCCCGCGGTGTCGCCGGCACCGGATTGGAATAG
- a CDS encoding family 78 glycoside hydrolase catalytic domain: MASGPAISPAPVQLRVDGHEPSHVGRRCVAVISVPRPYLSWVVPLIRDGQRQTGYEVAVSTTRSAGAEPDVWDSGLIETDQNTSIAWGGSPVPPHAKYFWSVRTRDEFGRVSDWSVPSVIESAAYSLGDWEATWISPPPTHAAAVTIPGAVGVESARLSVAGWGVARILIGQTVINDGEVSPTDSALARATSRTYDVTDEIPAAPFTVSVVMSLGHYRHVLDRPRLLAELRIHFMDGTTQVFGTSSEWRSVPTQVVQDQPFYLEEHDLREDDAGVAVPVEVTLASATPPPPVTVVPNVGPPVRDTRRVKAAWLSAPAHGVRVFDLGENVAGRVVLDLGPLPPGTRVTSTQGEKLDASGRVDTTNIRLPDDRDRQRQVFAVISAGAPAVVSPWFAIHGFRYVEVAGLPQGADVRVHARVIHSDAERTGHVTTSVPELDAVVDYAFRTQLNNTHGMPEDCPTREQGGWTGDASVSAEAALAHLDLSGMYQNWLADVALEADKDGGIPGIAPQLNGEFGAQPADPVWGSAMTEIPWQIWQATGETWRFESLLPTMRQWADWQLATLVDGVVRRSGISFGADWLAPVQTPPVVLQTGAVIVSLRQLADLEGASGNTAAAITRRAQAAHVVQGARKHLRDLLNGIWGNDSQGSSATALVSGMAPDEDVDGLRARLRADVRDRGDRLSTGFAATRSAVRALAGADGGSSLLDAVLQKHQPGIGSMLVDGPGTFWETWWIDDDNIGVASLDHIGLGAPYAAWVWRDVAGLRPLEPGFRRFAVAPRLTSRVTSASFTRETPRGTIRADWSVDSGRFTCQVTVPVGSVAEVRIPGGDIIEVGSGTHTVAGITTTIEPDPPQRPPLRHEYSGEQWLSDGILTSWEPCGETTVTIEPGAPICAPVYHEPIPGPTLDIVVPDFVADEDDVVVFRPNAPLNLTSASFLYAHFDTDNSRIIGRAIRIFLRVRSANGSIREEQARPLPIAWNRVAVDVSSWEDRSDITEIAVGVRWSDEPDTAFGPYLPLPPAPRRFDYRLGRIGWSAGPITY; this comes from the coding sequence GTGGCTTCTGGTCCCGCCATTTCTCCCGCGCCGGTGCAATTGCGTGTAGACGGTCACGAACCATCCCATGTCGGCCGGCGGTGTGTAGCCGTCATCTCGGTTCCCCGGCCGTATCTGTCGTGGGTGGTTCCGCTCATACGTGATGGTCAGCGGCAGACGGGTTACGAAGTCGCGGTATCGACCACCAGGTCTGCGGGCGCCGAGCCCGATGTGTGGGATAGCGGCCTCATAGAGACCGATCAGAACACGTCCATCGCCTGGGGCGGCTCCCCCGTTCCTCCGCACGCGAAATATTTCTGGAGCGTGCGGACTCGCGACGAATTCGGACGTGTCTCTGACTGGTCCGTTCCTTCGGTGATCGAAAGCGCGGCTTACAGTCTCGGCGATTGGGAGGCCACGTGGATCAGCCCTCCGCCTACGCATGCCGCCGCGGTCACGATTCCCGGTGCTGTCGGTGTGGAGTCAGCGCGCTTGTCGGTTGCGGGCTGGGGCGTCGCCCGGATCCTTATCGGGCAAACGGTGATCAACGACGGGGAAGTTAGCCCTACCGACTCCGCCCTGGCACGGGCGACGTCGCGCACGTATGACGTCACCGACGAGATCCCGGCGGCCCCGTTCACCGTGTCGGTGGTCATGTCGCTGGGCCATTACCGGCACGTTCTCGATCGGCCTCGACTCCTGGCAGAATTACGCATCCACTTCATGGATGGCACGACACAGGTGTTTGGAACCTCCTCCGAGTGGAGATCGGTGCCGACCCAGGTGGTCCAGGATCAGCCTTTTTACCTCGAAGAACATGATCTTCGGGAGGACGACGCCGGTGTCGCTGTACCGGTGGAAGTCACGCTGGCCTCCGCCACACCCCCTCCACCGGTCACCGTAGTTCCCAACGTGGGCCCTCCGGTGCGTGACACCCGCCGGGTCAAAGCGGCCTGGCTCAGCGCACCTGCCCATGGTGTGCGGGTTTTCGATCTCGGAGAAAATGTGGCCGGGCGTGTGGTTCTCGACCTGGGCCCGCTTCCCCCCGGAACTCGGGTGACGTCCACCCAAGGTGAGAAGCTCGACGCAAGCGGACGGGTGGACACCACCAACATCCGTCTCCCCGACGATCGGGATCGACAGCGGCAGGTGTTTGCCGTCATCAGCGCCGGCGCACCGGCGGTCGTCAGCCCATGGTTCGCCATCCATGGCTTCCGGTACGTCGAAGTTGCCGGCCTGCCCCAGGGAGCCGACGTCCGCGTTCACGCTCGAGTGATCCACTCCGACGCCGAACGCACAGGACATGTAACCACGTCCGTCCCGGAACTTGACGCTGTCGTCGACTACGCCTTCCGGACGCAACTCAACAACACGCACGGGATGCCGGAGGACTGCCCGACCCGGGAGCAGGGCGGCTGGACCGGCGACGCGTCCGTGTCGGCAGAGGCGGCTCTGGCCCACCTGGACCTCAGCGGCATGTACCAGAATTGGCTCGCCGACGTCGCCCTGGAGGCGGACAAAGACGGCGGCATTCCCGGGATTGCACCTCAACTGAACGGGGAATTCGGGGCTCAGCCGGCAGATCCCGTATGGGGGTCGGCCATGACCGAGATCCCCTGGCAGATATGGCAAGCGACCGGAGAGACGTGGCGCTTCGAGTCGCTGCTGCCGACCATGCGCCAGTGGGCGGACTGGCAATTAGCGACTCTCGTGGACGGGGTTGTGCGTCGATCCGGGATCAGCTTCGGAGCGGACTGGCTCGCACCCGTGCAAACTCCACCAGTCGTCCTGCAAACCGGCGCTGTCATCGTCTCGCTTCGCCAACTCGCCGACCTCGAAGGAGCGAGCGGGAACACCGCCGCCGCAATCACCCGTCGCGCTCAAGCCGCACACGTCGTCCAGGGTGCGCGGAAACACCTGCGGGATCTTCTGAACGGCATCTGGGGCAATGATTCTCAAGGTTCCTCGGCGACGGCCCTTGTGTCCGGGATGGCCCCTGATGAGGACGTCGACGGGCTGCGGGCTCGGTTGCGAGCTGACGTTCGAGACCGCGGCGATCGCCTGTCGACGGGGTTCGCCGCGACCCGCTCCGCCGTGCGTGCCCTGGCAGGTGCCGATGGAGGGTCGTCCCTGCTCGACGCCGTTCTCCAAAAGCACCAGCCGGGCATCGGGTCGATGCTGGTGGACGGACCGGGAACGTTCTGGGAGACGTGGTGGATCGACGACGACAACATCGGCGTCGCCTCGCTTGACCACATCGGGCTCGGGGCGCCCTACGCCGCCTGGGTCTGGCGCGACGTCGCCGGACTGCGACCCCTCGAGCCCGGGTTTCGACGGTTCGCGGTCGCGCCGCGGCTCACCAGCCGCGTCACCTCGGCGTCATTCACCCGGGAAACGCCCCGCGGAACCATCCGCGCCGACTGGTCTGTCGACAGCGGCCGCTTCACCTGCCAGGTGACCGTGCCGGTCGGATCCGTCGCCGAAGTCCGCATCCCTGGCGGCGACATTATCGAGGTCGGCTCCGGCACGCATACAGTCGCCGGAATCACGACGACTATCGAGCCCGACCCGCCGCAACGCCCTCCCCTGAGGCACGAATACTCAGGCGAACAGTGGCTATCCGACGGCATTCTGACCTCTTGGGAACCGTGCGGAGAAACGACGGTGACCATCGAGCCGGGCGCCCCGATCTGCGCCCCGGTGTACCACGAGCCCATCCCGGGCCCGACCTTGGATATCGTCGTCCCCGATTTCGTAGCCGACGAAGATGACGTCGTCGTGTTCCGCCCGAACGCGCCCCTGAATCTCACATCGGCCTCCTTCCTCTACGCCCACTTCGACACCGACAACTCCCGCATCATCGGACGCGCCATCCGCATCTTCCTGCGGGTGCGATCCGCGAACGGGTCGATCCGGGAAGAACAAGCGCGCCCGCTGCCGATCGCCTGGAACCGCGTTGCCGTCGACGTCAGCTCTTGGGAGGACCGCAGCGACATCACCGAGATCGCTGTGGGTGTCCGATGGTCCGACGAGCCCGACACGGCATTCGGCCCTTACCTCCCCCTACCGCCGGCCCCGCGACGCTTCGACTACCGCCTGGGGCGCATCGGGTGGAGCGCCGGGCCCATTACGTACTGA
- a CDS encoding family 43 glycosylhydrolase, which translates to MTTYSNPVIRGISPDPSIVRVGEDYYLANSTMNHLPGITISHSRDLIHWHPIGGAVTRPAQYRPDGRLGPIVQAVLDMTTGQLGRFRQLTPNYGGFESNDIEAPHLYHIDDW; encoded by the coding sequence ATGACGACCTATTCCAATCCGGTCATCCGGGGGATCTCTCCGGACCCCTCCATCGTGCGGGTGGGCGAGGACTACTACCTCGCCAACTCGACCATGAACCACCTCCCGGGGATCACCATCAGCCATTCCCGAGACCTCATTCATTGGCATCCCATCGGCGGCGCCGTCACCCGGCCGGCACAGTATCGCCCCGACGGACGCCTCGGCCCCATCGTCCAAGCCGTGCTCGACATGACAACCGGCCAACTAGGGCGGTTCCGCCAACTCACCCCCAACTACGGCGGTTTTGAATCCAACGACATCGAAGCACCGCACCTTTACCACATCGACGACTGGTAG
- a CDS encoding carbohydrate ABC transporter permease, with the protein MTSFRLKTGAGATSRHPAPGPRKRRKFLRADTGPAWILLTPALVLFFVFIIVPTLAGIALSFFQWNFFDTPTFTGLSNFATLIEDPTAWRSLGVTLLFVLLGVIPTVLVGFVLAVIVNVNMPGVVLLRVLYFVPVVLSVAVSAVLWTFIYDPRQGPIAAFLRLFGVPVPDILHTGALAVPGLVLMMIWLALPIVILLYLSGLQRVPADIYDAAALDGAGAWRVLWSMTWPNVAGTTFVVAVLQIINFVSSSLDVSLIMTNGGPLGATRGLSLYAYQQAFTNQDVGYASALSVFQLLVVVAIVAAGRLLIRRVNR; encoded by the coding sequence ATGACCTCTTTTCGTCTGAAGACGGGTGCCGGCGCGACAAGCCGGCACCCCGCGCCCGGACCTCGAAAGCGTCGGAAGTTCCTCAGAGCCGATACCGGTCCCGCATGGATCCTCCTGACGCCAGCTCTGGTCCTGTTTTTTGTATTCATCATCGTTCCGACTCTCGCCGGCATCGCCCTGAGCTTTTTCCAGTGGAACTTCTTCGACACCCCCACTTTCACAGGACTGTCAAACTTCGCGACTCTCATCGAGGACCCTACGGCCTGGCGATCCCTCGGTGTGACCCTACTGTTCGTGCTACTCGGCGTAATCCCCACCGTCCTGGTAGGTTTCGTGCTCGCGGTCATCGTGAACGTGAACATGCCCGGAGTCGTGCTGCTCCGAGTGTTGTATTTCGTGCCTGTGGTCCTGTCCGTGGCGGTATCCGCAGTTCTCTGGACGTTTATCTACGACCCCAGGCAAGGCCCGATCGCGGCATTCCTGAGGCTCTTCGGGGTCCCAGTACCGGACATCCTGCACACGGGGGCTCTCGCCGTCCCAGGCCTGGTGCTCATGATGATTTGGCTGGCGCTGCCGATCGTCATCCTGCTCTACCTGTCCGGCCTGCAGCGTGTGCCAGCTGACATCTACGATGCCGCTGCGCTCGACGGAGCAGGGGCGTGGCGAGTGCTGTGGTCCATGACCTGGCCCAACGTCGCCGGCACCACATTCGTCGTCGCTGTCCTTCAAATCATCAACTTCGTCTCGAGCTCCCTGGATGTATCGCTCATCATGACCAACGGCGGTCCTCTCGGCGCCACCCGGGGCCTCAGCCTCTACGCCTACCAGCAGGCCTTCACCAACCAAGACGTCGGTTACGCCAGCGCCCTGTCGGTCTTCCAGCTTCTCGTCGTGGTGGCGATTGTCGCGGCAGGCCGACTCCTGATCAGAAGGGTCAACCGATGA